A single window of Nocardia sp. NBC_01327 DNA harbors:
- a CDS encoding Pls/PosA family non-ribosomal peptide synthetase, protein MVQNEVETATDVSPMLRAALAPPARTLVDILAATAQDHPDAPAIDDGETVLSYAELLAEIDTVVGKLAAAGVRAGDRVGVRMPSGTAELYLTILAVLHAGAAYVPVDADDPDERARLVFGEAKVTAMATAGGIETTAAAHESTAASTAPPTPADDAWIIFTSGSTGTPKGVAVTHLNAAAFVDAEARLFLQQAPIGPGDRVLAGLSVAFDASCEEMWLAWRHGACLVPAPRALVRTGADLGPWLVRREISIVSTVPTLAATWPAEALDSVRLLIFGGEAVPPELAERLAGTDDREVWNTYGPTEATVVACAALLDGSFPVRIGLPLDGWDLTVVDAAGNPVGEGESGELVIGGVGLARYLDPAKDAEKYAPLESVGWERAYRSGDLVRNDSEGLVFLGRADDQIKLGGRRIELGEIDNALQHLPGVTGAAAAIRTTKAGNKILVGYLTGPGADYDIKAARAQLGEQLPAPLVPRLAVVAELPTRTSGKVDRNALPWPLPKATDADPGLSATEQWVAGLWDSILGAEVSDPNADFFDLGGGSLAAAQLVTALRERQPRITVADLYDHPRLGALAALLDASAPAVAVVDRVVRPVPLRAQWFQVLATIPLTTLTGLQWLTWLGIVGNIGAWTGSLPWLPRLSWWWALIAFLLFISPPGRMALCVAGARTLLRNVKPGSYPRGGWVHLRLWTAVRLSEASGAENLSGAPWMVPFARALGAKIGKGVDLHTLPPVTGMLELGDGCSVEPEVDLSGYWIDGDVVHIGHIEIGPGAVVGARSIVLPGSKIGKNAEIAAGSAVSGKVKAEQSWAGSPAVKVGKAQHRWPDQTPPRARHWVAIFGITSMLLAAVPILGLGTGGLFIAWEIRKTTTLTTALGHAFALLPIATLISLGVYAVVTIVAVRLLSIGLTEGYHPVRSRIGWQTWATERLLDSARTFLFPLYASLLTPMWLRLLGAKIGKGVEASTVLLLPKFTTVADGAFLADDTMIASYELGGGWLHIGESKVGKRAFLGNSGMTAPGRRVPKNGLVAVLSAAPSKSKAGSSWLGSPPVRLRRTAGTGDTARTFDPPPRLLIARGIVETCRLLPVLVTFAIGLGVLFTLAWLAQTLGHLPTALLSGLVLLAAGAIAGASSVVAKWVLVGRIRAEEHPLWSSFVWRNEVADTFVEHVAAPWFARAATGTPVLNLWLRGLGAEIGRGVWCESYWLPEADLVTLGDGATVERGCVVQTHLFHDRIMAMDTVTVGAGATLGPHCVALPAASIGPGATVGPASLVMRGDTVPPSTRWWGNPIAPWPDRAEAGE, encoded by the coding sequence ATGGTGCAGAACGAGGTCGAGACCGCGACGGACGTCAGTCCGATGCTGCGGGCCGCACTCGCACCACCCGCTCGCACCCTGGTCGATATCCTGGCCGCGACCGCGCAGGATCACCCCGACGCACCCGCCATCGACGACGGCGAGACAGTGCTCAGCTACGCGGAGTTGCTGGCCGAGATCGACACCGTAGTCGGCAAGCTGGCCGCGGCCGGCGTGCGCGCCGGTGACCGTGTCGGGGTGCGGATGCCATCGGGCACCGCGGAGCTGTACCTGACGATTCTCGCGGTGCTGCACGCGGGCGCGGCCTATGTGCCCGTGGATGCCGACGATCCCGACGAGCGCGCCCGCCTGGTCTTCGGCGAGGCGAAGGTGACCGCCATGGCCACCGCCGGCGGAATCGAAACCACCGCTGCGGCACACGAATCGACCGCCGCGTCGACCGCGCCGCCCACCCCGGCCGACGACGCCTGGATCATCTTCACCTCCGGCTCCACCGGAACCCCGAAAGGTGTTGCGGTCACCCATCTCAACGCCGCCGCCTTCGTCGACGCCGAGGCCCGGCTGTTCCTGCAGCAAGCCCCCATCGGCCCCGGAGACCGTGTCCTCGCGGGCCTTTCGGTCGCCTTCGATGCCTCCTGCGAGGAAATGTGGCTGGCCTGGCGGCACGGCGCCTGCCTGGTACCCGCCCCGCGTGCGCTGGTGCGCACCGGCGCGGATCTCGGCCCGTGGCTGGTGCGGCGCGAGATCAGCATCGTGTCCACGGTGCCCACGCTGGCCGCCACCTGGCCCGCCGAAGCCCTGGATTCGGTGCGCCTGCTCATCTTCGGCGGTGAGGCGGTCCCGCCGGAACTCGCCGAACGCCTGGCGGGCACCGACGACCGTGAGGTCTGGAATACCTACGGCCCCACCGAGGCCACCGTGGTCGCCTGCGCCGCACTGCTCGACGGATCCTTCCCGGTGCGCATCGGACTACCTCTGGACGGCTGGGATCTCACCGTCGTCGATGCGGCCGGAAACCCGGTGGGCGAGGGCGAATCCGGTGAGCTGGTCATCGGCGGCGTCGGCCTGGCCCGCTATCTCGACCCGGCCAAGGATGCCGAGAAGTACGCGCCGCTGGAGTCGGTCGGATGGGAACGCGCCTACCGCAGTGGCGATCTGGTCCGCAATGACAGCGAGGGACTGGTGTTCCTCGGCCGCGCCGACGATCAGATCAAGCTCGGCGGCCGCCGCATCGAACTCGGCGAGATCGACAATGCGCTACAGCACCTGCCGGGGGTGACGGGCGCGGCCGCCGCCATCCGAACCACCAAGGCGGGCAATAAGATCCTGGTCGGCTACCTGACAGGCCCCGGCGCGGACTACGACATCAAGGCCGCCAGAGCTCAACTCGGCGAACAACTCCCGGCCCCGCTGGTCCCCCGGCTGGCGGTGGTGGCGGAACTGCCCACCCGCACCTCCGGCAAGGTCGATCGCAATGCCCTGCCGTGGCCGCTGCCGAAGGCGACCGACGCCGATCCGGGACTCTCCGCCACCGAGCAATGGGTTGCCGGACTGTGGGATTCGATTCTCGGCGCCGAGGTCAGCGATCCGAATGCCGACTTCTTCGATCTGGGCGGCGGTTCGCTCGCGGCCGCGCAGCTGGTCACCGCACTGCGGGAACGGCAGCCGCGCATCACCGTCGCCGATCTGTACGACCATCCCCGGCTCGGCGCGCTGGCGGCGCTGCTGGATGCCAGCGCTCCCGCCGTCGCGGTCGTCGATCGTGTGGTGCGCCCGGTTCCCTTGCGGGCCCAGTGGTTCCAGGTGCTGGCCACCATTCCGCTCACCACCCTGACCGGGCTGCAATGGCTCACCTGGCTGGGCATTGTCGGCAATATCGGGGCCTGGACCGGCTCGCTGCCCTGGCTGCCGCGCCTGTCGTGGTGGTGGGCGCTGATCGCCTTCCTGCTGTTCATCTCTCCGCCCGGGCGCATGGCGCTGTGTGTGGCGGGCGCGCGCACCCTGCTGCGCAATGTGAAGCCGGGCAGCTACCCGCGCGGCGGCTGGGTGCACCTGCGACTATGGACCGCGGTGCGGCTCTCGGAGGCCAGTGGGGCCGAAAACCTCTCCGGCGCACCGTGGATGGTGCCGTTCGCCCGGGCGCTCGGCGCGAAGATCGGCAAGGGTGTGGACCTGCACACGCTGCCGCCGGTGACCGGCATGCTCGAATTGGGCGACGGTTGCAGCGTCGAACCCGAGGTGGACCTGTCCGGCTACTGGATCGACGGCGATGTGGTGCACATCGGTCATATCGAGATCGGCCCGGGCGCGGTGGTCGGTGCGCGCTCGATCGTGCTGCCCGGCAGCAAGATCGGTAAGAATGCCGAGATCGCCGCCGGTTCCGCGGTATCGGGCAAGGTGAAGGCCGAACAGTCGTGGGCGGGCTCACCGGCGGTGAAAGTCGGTAAGGCACAGCACCGCTGGCCCGATCAGACCCCGCCGCGCGCGCGGCACTGGGTCGCGATCTTCGGTATCACCTCGATGCTGCTGGCGGCCGTGCCGATTCTCGGCCTGGGTACCGGCGGGCTCTTCATCGCCTGGGAGATTCGCAAGACCACCACGCTGACAACGGCTCTCGGCCACGCCTTCGCCCTGCTGCCGATCGCGACGCTGATCAGCCTGGGCGTGTACGCCGTGGTGACGATCGTCGCGGTGCGACTGCTCAGCATCGGACTCACCGAGGGCTATCACCCGGTGCGCAGTCGTATCGGCTGGCAGACCTGGGCCACCGAACGCCTGCTGGATTCGGCCCGCACCTTCCTGTTCCCGCTGTACGCGAGCCTGCTGACCCCGATGTGGCTGCGCCTGCTGGGCGCGAAGATCGGCAAGGGCGTCGAGGCCTCCACCGTGCTGCTGCTGCCGAAGTTCACCACGGTCGCCGACGGCGCGTTCCTGGCCGACGACACCATGATCGCGAGCTACGAACTCGGCGGCGGCTGGCTGCATATCGGCGAATCCAAGGTCGGCAAGCGCGCCTTCCTCGGCAATTCCGGCATGACCGCACCGGGCCGCCGGGTGCCGAAGAACGGTCTGGTCGCGGTGCTCTCGGCCGCACCGTCGAAGTCCAAGGCGGGCTCGTCGTGGCTGGGCAGCCCGCCGGTGCGCCTGCGCCGCACGGCCGGAACCGGTGATACCGCACGCACTTTCGATCCGCCGCCGCGTCTGCTCATCGCCCGCGGCATCGTCGAGACCTGCCGGCTGCTTCCGGTGCTGGTGACCTTCGCCATCGGCCTGGGTGTGCTGTTCACCCTGGCCTGGCTGGCGCAGACCCTCGGACATCTGCCCACCGCACTGCTCAGTGGCCTGGTGCTGCTGGCGGCGGGCGCGATCGCGGGCGCGAGTTCCGTTGTGGCCAAGTGGGTTCTGGTGGGACGCATTCGCGCCGAAGAACATCCGCTGTGGAGCTCGTTCGTCTGGCGCAATGAAGTCGCCGACACCTTCGTGGAACATGTTGCGGCGCCGTGGTTCGCACGCGCGGCGACCGGTACGCCCGTACTCAATTTGTGGCTTCGCGGACTCGGCGCCGAGATCGGCCGCGGGGTATGGTGCGAGTCCTACTGGCTACCCGAGGCGGACCTGGTGACTCTGGGCGACGGCGCGACCGTGGAGCGGGGCTGCGTGGTGCAGACCCACCTGTTCCACGATCGAATCATGGCCATGGACACCGTCACCGTCGGCGCGGGCGCCACCCTCGGCCCGCACTGCGTCGCACTGCCCGCCGCGAGCATCGGCCCGGGCGCCACCGTGGGCCCCGCCTCGCTGGTCATGCGCGGTGACACTGTGCCGCCGTCCACTCGCTGGTGGGGCAATCCCATTGCGCCGTGGCCGGATCGGGCGGAGGCCGGCGAATGA
- a CDS encoding cyclase family protein, producing MAFPSEFLDLAKRVNNWGRWGSDDQIGTLNLITDEVVRAAAGTVRSGRRVALALPLSQQGVQTGMIPGRVNALHSMIAINWELFGPGTIATSDDVVTMGLQAGTHWDALTHISHSGRIYNGRSADTITAHKGAAFSGIDKVPHIVSRGVLLDVARARGVDGLASDHAVTPEDLEAAEEFGRVKVRAGDIVLVRTGQMRLFLSGDRQGYAVPAPGLSVRCPEWFHARDVAAVANDTLTFEIFPPEIDNLMLAVHALHLVEMGMLQGQNWNLQELSEVCAEEGQYEFLLSAMPEPFVGATGTPVAPVAIL from the coding sequence ATGGCGTTTCCATCGGAATTTCTCGACCTCGCAAAGCGCGTGAACAACTGGGGCCGTTGGGGTTCCGACGATCAGATCGGCACGCTCAATCTTATTACCGATGAGGTGGTGCGGGCCGCGGCGGGCACGGTGCGCAGCGGACGCCGGGTGGCTCTCGCACTGCCGCTGAGTCAGCAGGGTGTGCAGACCGGGATGATTCCGGGCCGGGTCAATGCGCTGCACAGCATGATCGCGATCAATTGGGAGTTGTTCGGGCCCGGCACCATTGCCACCAGTGACGACGTGGTGACGATGGGCCTGCAGGCCGGAACCCACTGGGATGCCCTGACGCACATCTCGCACTCCGGGCGGATCTACAACGGCCGTTCCGCCGACACCATCACCGCGCACAAGGGCGCGGCCTTCAGCGGGATCGACAAGGTGCCGCACATCGTGTCCCGCGGCGTGCTTCTCGATGTGGCCCGAGCGCGCGGGGTGGACGGTCTGGCGAGCGATCACGCGGTCACGCCGGAGGATCTGGAGGCCGCCGAGGAATTCGGCCGGGTGAAGGTGCGCGCGGGCGATATCGTGCTCGTCCGCACCGGTCAGATGCGACTGTTCCTGTCCGGCGACCGTCAGGGTTATGCCGTCCCCGCGCCCGGTCTGTCCGTACGCTGCCCCGAATGGTTCCATGCGCGCGATGTCGCGGCCGTAGCCAATGACACGCTCACCTTCGAGATCTTCCCGCCGGAAATCGACAATCTGATGCTCGCCGTGCACGCCCTCCACCTCGTGGAAATGGGCATGCTGCAGGGGCAGAACTGGAATCTGCAGGAGCTCTCCGAAGTCTGCGCGGAGGAGGGGCAGTACGAATTCCTGCTCTCCGCCATGCCTGAACCCTTTGTCGGTGCGACCGGAACCCCCGTGGCCCCGGTCGCCATCCTCTGA
- a CDS encoding acyl-CoA thioesterase gives MPRTVTPPHPFDVATELIYDGDGNYRGQTTPDYANMVGPFGGITAATLLRAAQQHPDCLGEPLSITVNYAGPIANGPFVISAVPVRTNRNTQHWTLSLSQDGVVATTATAVFGNRRPTWTSTEVTAPAVPPADTLEPEALPEFIAWVRNYDMRFVEGAIAVADADPNHSSTTTLWVRDTPARPLDYCGLTALSDVFFPRVMLRLGRVVPAGTVSLTVYFHADNELLTAQSDLPVLATARSQHFGNGFFDQSAELWANNGTLLATSHQMVYFKD, from the coding sequence ATGCCCCGCACCGTGACCCCGCCGCATCCGTTCGACGTCGCGACCGAGCTCATCTACGACGGCGACGGGAACTATCGCGGGCAGACCACCCCGGACTACGCCAATATGGTGGGCCCGTTCGGCGGGATCACCGCCGCGACTCTGCTGCGGGCGGCGCAGCAGCATCCGGACTGCCTCGGGGAACCGCTCTCGATCACCGTGAACTATGCCGGGCCGATTGCCAACGGCCCCTTCGTCATCTCCGCGGTTCCGGTGCGCACGAACCGCAATACACAGCACTGGACGCTGAGCCTGAGCCAGGACGGTGTTGTCGCCACCACTGCCACAGCCGTATTCGGCAATCGCCGCCCGACATGGACCTCCACCGAGGTCACCGCACCGGCGGTGCCGCCCGCGGACACCCTCGAGCCCGAGGCGCTGCCCGAGTTCATCGCCTGGGTCCGCAATTACGACATGCGATTCGTCGAGGGCGCCATCGCCGTTGCGGACGCCGATCCGAACCACAGTTCGACAACCACGCTATGGGTACGGGATACGCCCGCGCGGCCGCTGGACTACTGCGGCCTGACCGCGCTCAGCGATGTGTTCTTTCCGCGGGTCATGCTGCGCCTGGGCCGGGTCGTCCCCGCCGGCACCGTCTCGCTGACCGTCTATTTCCACGCCGACAACGAACTGCTGACAGCACAATCCGACCTGCCGGTGCTCGCCACCGCCCGCTCACAGCACTTCGGCAACGGCTTCTTCGACCAGTCGGCCGAACTCTGGGCGAATAACGGCACACTGCTGGCAACAAGTCACCAGATGGTCTATTTCAAGGACTGA
- a CDS encoding amidohydrolase yields the protein MPGPVQSAAQFCAAMSRAGYTSTSDMAYDPQRKTDYEALAATVSCPLRVSLWEMSTTDTYTEATVFAAADDMLRKAGVKLWIDGAVWVGSGATSYPYLDTAATRRAGIDPATAGGTGSLNYSRPELDAILDNAAAAGWQIAFHSNGDLAVEMGLDAYEAALQRHGLTGTDHRWRLEHLGGATRAQLDRAARLGVHVSMSPFQYYFWGDLLDGQIFDHAHGSRFAPFNDALASGACLSLHNDGPVSPPSPLINIQTVVSRRTRAGNVHGADQAIPLESAIRAHTINAARTLRRDHLVGSIRTGKLADFVELSADPYDVDPARLAETVSVLGTWVGGRRIDLPAFLEAVRGGVSDPSSRPRIGGCC from the coding sequence ATGCCCGGTCCGGTTCAGTCTGCCGCCCAGTTCTGCGCCGCGATGTCGCGCGCCGGGTATACCTCGACCTCGGATATGGCCTATGACCCGCAACGCAAAACCGACTACGAAGCACTGGCCGCTACCGTGTCCTGCCCGCTGCGAGTCAGCCTGTGGGAGATGTCGACGACCGACACCTACACGGAGGCAACAGTATTCGCTGCCGCCGACGATATGCTCCGCAAGGCGGGAGTCAAGTTGTGGATCGACGGCGCGGTCTGGGTGGGATCGGGGGCGACCTCGTACCCCTACCTGGACACCGCGGCAACCCGGCGGGCCGGCATCGACCCGGCGACCGCCGGTGGCACCGGTTCACTGAACTACTCGCGGCCGGAGCTGGACGCGATCCTGGACAACGCCGCGGCCGCGGGCTGGCAGATCGCATTCCACTCCAACGGGGACCTGGCCGTGGAGATGGGCTTGGACGCCTACGAGGCGGCGCTGCAACGCCACGGGCTCACCGGTACCGACCATCGGTGGCGGCTGGAACATCTGGGCGGCGCGACCCGAGCCCAGCTGGATCGTGCCGCCCGCCTCGGCGTGCACGTGTCGATGTCACCGTTCCAGTACTACTTCTGGGGCGACCTGCTCGACGGGCAGATCTTCGACCACGCCCACGGCAGCCGATTCGCTCCGTTCAATGATGCGCTCGCCTCGGGAGCCTGCCTGTCGCTGCACAACGACGGGCCGGTCTCGCCACCGTCGCCGCTGATCAATATCCAGACTGTCGTCTCCCGCCGCACCCGCGCCGGCAACGTGCACGGCGCCGATCAGGCCATCCCGCTCGAATCCGCGATCCGCGCCCACACGATCAATGCCGCCCGCACCCTGCGCCGCGACCACCTGGTCGGGTCCATCCGCACAGGCAAGCTCGCCGACTTCGTCGAATTGTCCGCCGACCCCTACGACGTGGACCCGGCACGGCTGGCCGAGACCGTCAGCGTCCTCGGCACCTGGGTGGGTGGGCGGCGCATCGACCTCCCCGCTTTCCTCGAAGCCGTCCGCGGCGGCGTCTCCGATCCGAGCTCGCGTCCGCGGATAGGCGGGTGCTGCTGA
- a CDS encoding MarR family winged helix-turn-helix transcriptional regulator, translated as MDDGLGDMLHRVVYLLGEAARGRVGDAGALTYSQIRLLGMLEEIEPATQHQLAQALAVSDPAVSRALRPLEVAGFVAIEIDPEHARRRLVSTTEAGRAAFHGSDRPLQNELRDALLEAGFPYERYLNDTAALAKLLEPRR; from the coding sequence GTGGACGATGGACTCGGAGACATGCTGCATCGCGTCGTGTACCTGCTCGGCGAGGCGGCGCGGGGGCGCGTGGGCGACGCCGGGGCGTTGACGTACAGCCAGATACGCCTGCTGGGGATGTTGGAGGAAATCGAGCCGGCCACCCAGCATCAGCTGGCGCAGGCGCTGGCGGTGTCGGATCCGGCGGTCAGCCGGGCCTTGCGCCCGTTGGAAGTGGCTGGATTCGTTGCGATCGAGATCGACCCCGAACATGCGCGGCGGCGGTTGGTCAGCACCACCGAAGCCGGGCGCGCCGCCTTCCACGGCAGCGACAGGCCGTTGCAGAACGAGTTGCGCGACGCGCTGCTCGAAGCGGGTTTTCCGTACGAGCGATACCTGAACGACACTGCCGCGCTGGCCAAGCTGCTGGAGCCGCGTCGATAG
- a CDS encoding DUF6790 family protein, producing the protein MNALSYLAQSAFPLIWIVIAVVGALIRTRRSPSRAAALETWQRWWAVAALGCGSLWMTIAFLTAPDVMATAIGFDRTPFQFEIAFANLGLAVMGFRAASAPARERITIGLGAGMFLWGAAIGHVFQWFAHGDHAPGNTGGVLVCDILFPAVMIILALRSQRLASAERPTLAPAVREARA; encoded by the coding sequence ATGAACGCTCTGTCGTACCTCGCCCAGTCGGCTTTCCCTCTGATCTGGATCGTGATCGCGGTTGTCGGCGCGCTGATCCGAACCCGCCGCAGCCCCTCCCGTGCGGCCGCTCTAGAAACCTGGCAGCGCTGGTGGGCCGTCGCCGCGCTCGGCTGCGGCAGCCTGTGGATGACCATCGCCTTCCTGACCGCCCCGGACGTGATGGCCACCGCGATCGGCTTCGACCGGACCCCGTTCCAATTCGAGATAGCCTTCGCCAACCTCGGACTCGCGGTCATGGGTTTCCGCGCCGCCTCGGCCCCCGCCCGCGAGCGCATCACCATCGGCCTCGGTGCGGGAATGTTCCTGTGGGGTGCGGCAATCGGCCACGTCTTCCAGTGGTTCGCGCACGGCGACCATGCTCCCGGCAACACCGGTGGAGTGCTGGTGTGCGACATACTCTTTCCCGCGGTCATGATCATCCTCGCGCTCCGGTCGCAGCGGCTCGCCAGTGCCGAACGGCCCACGCTCGCGCCCGCCGTTCGAGAAGCCCGCGCGTAA
- a CDS encoding TMEM175 family protein yields MSLHHNATGHSAGWSPDRIGAFADAVLAIAITLLVVEIKRPQDENLVDAGALAAFLWRERASFVAFVLAFVLLWAVWRRHHTLIYEVTLLDRRTLAWHAPLLLFVAILPYSTAVFGHATDNSLAVCLFALTSALLFASEGVVRDLAARRSALAEHIAPADLRTSADASFAVAAVFVATAALAWLTPHVWYAWFLAPLSATFGGRLIDRLRGDAPIR; encoded by the coding sequence ATGTCGCTGCACCACAATGCGACCGGTCACAGCGCAGGCTGGTCACCCGACCGCATCGGCGCCTTCGCCGACGCCGTTCTCGCCATCGCGATCACCCTGCTGGTCGTCGAGATCAAGCGGCCGCAGGACGAGAACCTGGTCGATGCCGGCGCCCTGGCCGCATTCCTCTGGCGCGAGCGGGCCTCTTTCGTGGCGTTCGTCCTCGCGTTCGTCCTGCTGTGGGCGGTATGGCGCCGCCATCACACCTTGATCTACGAAGTGACGCTGCTGGATCGGCGCACCCTCGCATGGCATGCGCCGCTCCTGCTCTTCGTCGCGATCCTGCCCTATTCGACAGCGGTATTCGGGCACGCCACCGACAACAGCCTGGCCGTCTGCCTCTTCGCCCTGACATCGGCACTGCTGTTCGCCAGCGAAGGTGTGGTCCGGGATCTGGCCGCCCGCCGATCCGCACTAGCCGAGCACATCGCCCCGGCCGATCTCCGTACCAGTGCCGACGCCTCGTTCGCAGTCGCCGCGGTCTTCGTCGCCACAGCCGCACTCGCCTGGCTCACTCCACACGTCTGGTACGCCTGGTTTCTCGCACCACTGTCGGCCACATTCGGTGGACGCCTGATCGACCGCTTGCGCGGCGA